The genomic window CCGCTCGCACTGCTGCTGCGCACCCAGGTGCGCACCCAGGCCACCCTCGCCGCCGAGCAGCGGGCGGTGGCGGTGGTGCCCGCGCTGGCGCTCTCGCTCCAACCGGCCGACCTGGCCCGCACGGTGGCCGAGCTGGACAGCGCGGGCCGGCTCTGCGTGCACCTGCCCGGCGGGCAGGCGGTCGGGGCCGCGCACGCCGCGCCGCCGCTGCTCGCCGAGGTCGTGCGCAGCCGAAGTGCGCTGGCCCGGGCCGTTCCCGGCGGCTGGGACTACCTGCAGCCCGTGCTGATGGACCGTGACCAGGTGGCGGTGGTGGAGGAGTTCGTCCCGCAGGCCGAGCTGAACCGCGGGGTGGCCCGGGCCTGGGCGGTGATGGCGGTGCTGGCGGTGGCCCTGGTGGCCGGGTCGGTGCTGCTGGCCGACCGGCTGGGGGCCCGGGTGGTGCGGGCCTCGCGCCGCCTGTCGGCGGCCTCGACGGCGCTGGGCGGCGGCGATCTGGCGGTCCGGGTGGAGCCGACCGGGCCGCCCGAACTCCGAGCGGCCGGGCAGGCGTTCAACACCATGGCCGACCGGGTGGCGCAACTGCTGGCCACCGAGCGCGAACTGGTCGCCGACCTGTCGCACCGGCTGCGCACCCCGCTGACCGCGCTGTCGCTGGCGGCCGAGCGGATCGGGCCGGTGCCGGGCGCGCCCCGGCTGAGCTCGGCCATCCACCACCTGGAGTCCGAGCTGGACGAGATCATCGTCGCGGCCCGAACCCCGCTGGCCACCCGGCCGTTGGGGGTGGACCGGGGCGCTGCCCCGCGC from Kitasatospora sp. NBC_01250 includes these protein-coding regions:
- a CDS encoding sensor histidine kinase, whose translation is MRATLATVTLVVTSMVALSFLVPLALLLRTQVRTQATLAAEQRAVAVVPALALSLQPADLARTVAELDSAGRLCVHLPGGQAVGAAHAAPPLLAEVVRSRSALARAVPGGWDYLQPVLMDRDQVAVVEEFVPQAELNRGVARAWAVMAVLAVALVAGSVLLADRLGARVVRASRRLSAASTALGGGDLAVRVEPTGPPELRAAGQAFNTMADRVAQLLATERELVADLSHRLRTPLTALSLAAERIGPVPGAPRLSSAIHHLESELDEIIVAARTPLATRPLGVDRGAAPRGAAPARPEQRAGETCQVAELARHRVGFWSVLAEQQGRTCSFEATDEPTPVRLPDDHLAAAVDALVGNVFRHTPEGTGFAVSVHRTAQSVLLVVEDGGGGIEDPDSALSRGVSNGGSTGLGLDIALSAAQSTRGQLRIQRSELGGARVEVALGLAADSRRTLGRAWRHRRRRAAESTGR